One region of Edaphobacter bradus genomic DNA includes:
- a CDS encoding trypsin-like peptidase domain-containing protein, with translation MNDKAGKLLVVESDDALREHIVMVLSDAGYEVSTDYREGLKAVLAFNPDAVVMGADPPQLDCCDLLSEIKGSERTRNIRVVMLSPGKSAERTRGLDLGADDVLSLPFDPHELLSRLRSQLRNKFVEDESLERLRKAEENRNATQQVVTAVNEERRTLRVGGVVIVAVLIVAGLAAFFFYRRTQQQNTRVYAALTRLQTGVLTQQQLMERSRRALEDGQRGPSLATDPEKLQLKKKSEDLRAQIASSQAEDASALQNQLTVVEGRLQKLESEGKVAQTIIQSYEPSVCLIHVVLGFRDHTSGLRLHYAGLTSSGEPTTDEHNNPLLSLNGDGPEVRLDVFGTGFLASAGGQILTNHHVAEPWWQNDDLKELLSQGLEPAIVEMTAYFPGVPHGIAINTERISSTADVAVVRGNVSGLRIKQITLAEGRGSAVSGGPVVLLGYPTALDAILARAGAETLQSIATASKGDPKQVMEELARRNLIRPTTTQGHIGDVLPDKIVYDAQTTSGGSGGPLFSNEGKVIGINFAMVREFGGSNFAIPVGYGKSLLNP, from the coding sequence ACCGGGAAGGACTGAAGGCAGTTCTCGCCTTCAATCCCGACGCAGTTGTCATGGGTGCCGATCCTCCCCAGCTCGACTGCTGTGACCTTCTTTCTGAAATCAAGGGTTCCGAGCGCACGCGGAACATACGCGTTGTGATGCTATCTCCAGGCAAGTCTGCCGAACGGACTCGGGGGTTGGATCTCGGGGCAGACGATGTGCTGTCACTGCCCTTCGACCCACACGAATTGCTGTCCCGTCTGCGCTCGCAACTGCGGAACAAATTCGTCGAGGACGAGTCTCTAGAGCGGCTGCGCAAAGCCGAAGAGAATCGAAACGCTACCCAGCAGGTGGTGACAGCGGTCAACGAAGAACGGCGGACGCTGCGAGTTGGCGGCGTTGTGATTGTTGCCGTTCTTATCGTTGCCGGCCTGGCCGCTTTCTTCTTCTACCGTCGCACCCAGCAGCAGAATACTCGGGTCTATGCTGCGCTCACCCGATTGCAGACTGGCGTGCTGACGCAGCAACAGTTGATGGAGCGCTCGCGTCGGGCCCTTGAAGACGGGCAACGCGGCCCATCCCTGGCGACAGATCCAGAAAAGCTCCAACTTAAGAAGAAGAGCGAAGATCTGAGAGCGCAAATCGCAAGTAGCCAGGCAGAAGACGCTTCCGCTTTGCAAAATCAATTAACCGTAGTAGAAGGCCGCCTTCAGAAGCTCGAGTCCGAGGGCAAGGTTGCGCAGACGATTATCCAGTCCTATGAGCCGAGTGTCTGCCTCATTCACGTTGTGCTTGGCTTCCGCGACCACACTAGCGGATTGAGATTGCACTACGCTGGGTTAACGAGCAGTGGCGAGCCAACGACCGATGAACACAACAACCCACTCCTGAGCCTCAACGGAGATGGTCCGGAAGTACGCCTGGATGTTTTTGGTACTGGGTTTCTCGCCTCTGCCGGCGGACAAATCCTCACCAATCATCATGTGGCCGAGCCCTGGTGGCAGAACGACGATTTGAAGGAACTGCTAAGTCAAGGGCTTGAGCCAGCGATTGTTGAGATGACAGCATATTTCCCCGGCGTTCCACACGGCATTGCCATCAACACGGAGAGGATTTCCTCTACCGCGGACGTTGCTGTCGTAAGGGGAAATGTCTCAGGACTGCGAATCAAACAGATAACTCTTGCCGAGGGCCGCGGCTCGGCCGTCAGTGGAGGGCCCGTCGTGCTGCTTGGATATCCGACTGCTCTTGATGCAATTCTGGCTCGGGCAGGCGCTGAGACGCTCCAGTCCATTGCGACTGCATCCAAAGGTGATCCGAAGCAGGTGATGGAAGAGCTCGCCCGCCGCAACCTGATCAGGCCTACCACCACCCAGGGGCATATCGGCGACGTGCTGCCTGACAAGATTGTCTATGATGCCCAAACCACCTCGGGCGGCTCTGGCGGTCCTCTTTTTAGTAATGAGGGCAAAGTTATAGGAATTAACTTCGCCATGGTGCGTGAGTTCGGCGGATCGAATTTCGCTATTCCTGTGGGCTACGGGAAGTCTCTTCTGAACCCATAG